The following coding sequences lie in one Musa acuminata AAA Group cultivar baxijiao chromosome BXJ1-8, Cavendish_Baxijiao_AAA, whole genome shotgun sequence genomic window:
- the LOC103994951 gene encoding bifunctional phosphatase IMPL2, chloroplastic — translation MLPSQTHRSLAARPQPSLVFSSSSHIRLRSPCLNLNSSPLPFPSLHIYSGSFLRPASVQKRSPIAASCSIPRTDPAKRMSVTAEMERFAEVANTVADAAGEVLRKYFRQNFEIIDKEDLSPVTIADREAEESMVSIISESFPLHAVYGEENGWRCKEKSADYVWVLDPIDGTKSFITGKPLFGTLIAVLHKGKPIIGIIDQPVLRERWVGIDGRTTTMNGREVSTRDCNKLSQAYLYTTSPHLFSGDAEKAFCRVRDKVKVPLYGCDCYAYALLASGYVDLVIESGLKPYDFLSLVPVIEGAGGSITDWKGHMLYWKVSPESRPTSFNVVAAGDPKVHRQALEELHWQ, via the exons ATGCTGCCCTCTCAAACCCACCGCTCGCTCGCCGCCCGACCCCAGCCCTCCCtcgtcttctcctcctcttcccataTCCGTCTCCGCTCTCCTTGCCTTAACCTTAACTCTTCCCCTCTCCCCTTCCCTTCCCTCCACATTTATTCCGGTTCCTTCCTGAGGCCTGCATCCGTGCAGAAGAGAAGCCCGATCGCTGCTTCTTGTTCCATCCCAAGAACAGATCCGGCGAAACGGATGTCGGTGACGGCGGAAATGGAGCGGTTCGCGGAGGTGGCCAACACGGTCGCCGACGCCGCAGGCGAGGTGCTGCGCAAGTACTTCCGCCAGAACTTCGAGATCATCGACAAGGAGGATCTCA GCCCGGTGACGATTGCCGATAGGGAAGCGGAGGAGTCCATGGTTTCGATCATATCGGAGAGTTTTCCTTTGCATGCTGT TTATGGCGAGGAGAATGGTTGGAGGTGTAAGGAGAAGTCTGCTGATTATGTTTGGGTTCTGGACCCAATTGATGGCACAAAAAGCTTCATTACGG GGAAACCTTTGTTTGGTACTCTTATTGCCGTTTTGCACAAAGGGAAACCA ATTATTGGCATCATTGATCAACCTGTCTTAAGAGAAAGATGGGTTGGGATTGATGGGAGAACAACAACAATGAATGGACGGGAAGTTTCAACACGTGATTGTAACAAACTTTCACAAGCTTACTT GTATACAACAAGTCCACATCTCTTTAGCGGTGATGCTGAAAAAGCTTTCTGTCGTGTAAGAGATAAG GTCAAAGTTCCACTGTATGGTTGCGATTGTTATGCTTATGCTCTTCTGGCTTCTGGATATGTTGATCTTGTAATTGAGTCTGGGCTAAAG CCCTATGACTTTCTCTCGTTGGTACCTGTAATAGAAGGTGCTGGGGGATCAATAACTGATTGGAAAGGACATATGCTTTACTGGAAGGTCTCCCCCGAGTCACGTCCAACAA GTTTTAACGTTGTAGCAGCAGGGGACCCTAAGGTCCACAGACAGGCTTTGGAAGAGCTACACTGGCAGTAA